A single genomic interval of Salvelinus namaycush isolate Seneca chromosome 41, SaNama_1.0, whole genome shotgun sequence harbors:
- the LOC120034111 gene encoding ankyrin repeat domain-containing protein 54-like isoform X2 → MSHNAVKRFREAANGNDIDTVRRLLLEDIDPCAADDKGRTALHFSSCNGNESIVQLLLSYGADPNQRDGLGNTPLHLAACTNHVPVITTLLRGGARVDALDRAGRTPLHLARSKLNILQDGDSRSIETLRGEVTQIIQMLREYLNVMGQSEARERLDHISTQLQHTRTKEQVDEVTDLLASFTSLSLQKQNLGDR, encoded by the exons ATGAGCCACAATG CGGTGAAGAGGTTCCGAGAGGCTGCCAATGGCAACGACATTGATACAG TGCGCAGGCTTCTTCTAGAAGACATAGACCCTTGTGCAGCAGATGACAAAGGAAGAACAGCCCTCCACTTCTCCTCCTGTAATGGCAACGAGAGCATCG TGCAACTTCTTCTGAGCTACGGCGCTGACCCTAACCAGCGGGATGGCCTTGGGAACACCCCTCTCCATCTGG CGGCCTGTACCAACCACGTGCCTGTAATCACCACATTGCTGAGAGGAG GAGCACGTGTGGATGCCCTAGACCGAGCAGGAAGGACCCCCCTGCACCTGGCACGCTCCAAACTCAACATCCTGCAGGATGGAGACTCGAGGAGTATAGAAACTCTTAGAGGGGAGGTCACACAG ATCATTCAGATGCTGAGGGAGTACCTGAATGTGATGGGACAGAGTGAGGCCAGAGAGAGACTGGATCATATCTCAACACAGCTGCAGCACACACGCACCAAAGAACAG GTTGATGAGGTAACCGACTTGCTGGCCAGCTTCACGTCACTCAGTCTACAGAAGCAGAATTTGGGGGATAGGTAG
- the LOC120034111 gene encoding ankyrin repeat domain-containing protein 54-like isoform X1: protein MDGWSPIVATASDDERSSSEGEYTVDTGPKEAEEKEGELKINDERMDGGAAEGFGITGFGEGTVRLSCTGQTAEQELRYLHLLWEPSRVGSGSGVASSKPGKVTGCRARRQGRARRNVGPIGKDIYAVKRFREAANGNDIDTVRRLLLEDIDPCAADDKGRTALHFSSCNGNESIVQLLLSYGADPNQRDGLGNTPLHLAACTNHVPVITTLLRGGARVDALDRAGRTPLHLARSKLNILQDGDSRSIETLRGEVTQIIQMLREYLNVMGQSEARERLDHISTQLQHTRTKEQVDEVTDLLASFTSLSLQKQNLGDR from the exons ATGGACGGGTGGAGTCCAATTGTTGCAACAGCTTCTGACGATGAACGTTCAAGCTCCGAGGGTGAATACACGGTGGACACTGGACCAAAAGAAGCGGAGGAGAAAGAGGGTGAACTAAAGATAAATGatgagaggatggatggaggtgCTGCTGAGGGATTTGGGATAACTGGCTTTGGAGAGGGCACCGTGAGATTGAGTTGTACAGGACAGACCGCTGAACAAGAACTTCGTTACCTCCACTTGCTATGGGAACCCAGTCGAGTTGGATCAGGGTCGGGTGTGGCGAGCAGCAAACCCGGGAAGGTGACAGGGTGTAGAGCAAGGCGACAAGGGAGAGCCCGGCGAAATGTGGGGCCCATTGGAAAAGATATTTATG CGGTGAAGAGGTTCCGAGAGGCTGCCAATGGCAACGACATTGATACAG TGCGCAGGCTTCTTCTAGAAGACATAGACCCTTGTGCAGCAGATGACAAAGGAAGAACAGCCCTCCACTTCTCCTCCTGTAATGGCAACGAGAGCATCG TGCAACTTCTTCTGAGCTACGGCGCTGACCCTAACCAGCGGGATGGCCTTGGGAACACCCCTCTCCATCTGG CGGCCTGTACCAACCACGTGCCTGTAATCACCACATTGCTGAGAGGAG GAGCACGTGTGGATGCCCTAGACCGAGCAGGAAGGACCCCCCTGCACCTGGCACGCTCCAAACTCAACATCCTGCAGGATGGAGACTCGAGGAGTATAGAAACTCTTAGAGGGGAGGTCACACAG ATCATTCAGATGCTGAGGGAGTACCTGAATGTGATGGGACAGAGTGAGGCCAGAGAGAGACTGGATCATATCTCAACACAGCTGCAGCACACACGCACCAAAGAACAG GTTGATGAGGTAACCGACTTGCTGGCCAGCTTCACGTCACTCAGTCTACAGAAGCAGAATTTGGGGGATAGGTAG
- the LOC120034239 gene encoding HMG box-containing protein 4-like has product MAFEEIKKKGVIEVGMEGEVGLVAGRSQREKRRSYKDLLREEEEIAAQVRKSSKKRPKDSELFLLGGDSHKKKKKHSEDYYYRDQQGSGPPPHKKKRKSSDHSPSLSSSSSSHPTDTAMGLLQAITSPMATGSDPSPHLHKKPSYPSFSSSHSSKDRKRDGSTGGSKGSHSSHSRPMSSSSSSKKHSSSKSSSLFHGGTGTPKGDLLNIREPDGLRMKLMVSPKEKAEGEGFPFPPHSSSSSKGGIKKEKDRDRKQLSKVPKKIQQSRDPLPVVGKEVEVEGHYGGGMGGDSSSSGGELEAGELVIDDSYKHLSKKKKKSKKSKKKKEKEKDREKDKGGREKKHSKGSGGDPSRGHTHTHGSSNHSAAGGMYAMGAPIPTPILTHHHQSNEVAMMEKKKKKEEREREKHEKEKDKPKKKNTTAYQVFCKEYRVNINAEQPGLVFGELSKKLAEVWKQLPEKDKLVWKQKAQYLQHKQNKAEATTVKRKSSTDGVKSKGSMKGMGLGAGLVSPNRASVGVSLSPARVPDVDPIDAAAHLQLLGESLSLIGHRLQETEGMVAVSGSLSVLLDSILCALGPLTCLTAQIPQLNGCPRQVLSNTLDNIAYIMPGL; this is encoded by the exons ATGGCTTTTGAAGAGATCAAGAAGAAAGGAGTAATTG AGGTAGGGATGGAAGGGGAAGTGGGCCTTGTGGCTGGTCGtagtcagagagagaagaggagatcgTACAAGGACCTgctcagagaggaggaggagattgcTGCACAGGTCCGCAAGTCCTCCAAGAAACGGCCCAAG GACTCAGAACTTTTCTTATTGGGAGGGGACTCccacaagaagaagaaaaagcacAGTGAAGACTACTATTACAGAG ACCAGCAAGGCTCAGGCCCACCTCCCCACAAGAAGAAGCGAAAGTCGTCGGACCACTCCCCTTCCCTGTCCTCCTCGTCTTCCTCCCATCCCACAGACACAGCCATGGGGCTCCTACAGGCCATCACCTCCCCTATGGCCACCGGCTCAGACCCGAGCCCACACCTGCACAAGAAGCCCTCctacccctccttctcttcctcccactCCTCCAAAGACCGCAAACGTGATGGGAGCACCGGAGGAAGCAAAGGCAGCCACTCCTCTCATTCCCGTCCTatgtcctcatcctcctcttccaaAAAGCACTCCTCCTCCAAGTCGTCGTCTCTGTTCCATGGTGGTACCGGTACCCCTAAAGGAGATCTCCTGAACATACGTGAGCCAGATGGGCTGAGGATGAAGCTCATGGTCTCGCCTAAGGAGAAGGCAGAAGGAGAGGGCTTTCCCTTCCCTCCccactcctcctcatcctcaAAAGGGGGGATAAAAAAGGAGAAGGACAGAGACCGGAAGCAGCTCTCTAAAGTCCCCAAGAAGATTCAGCAGAGCCGAGATCCACTGCCTGTTGTGGGGAAAGAAGTGGAGGTGGAGG GGCACTACGGTGGGGGTATGGGGGGAGACAGCTCCTCCTCGGGGGGCGAACTGGAGGCAGGAGAGCTGGTGATAGACGACTCGTACAAGCATCTGtcaaagaaaaagaagaagagcaAGAAAAGCAAGaagaaaaaggagaaagagaaggacaggGAGAAAGACAAAGGCGGGAGAGAGAAGAAGCACAGCAAAGGATCAGGAG GGGACCCATCGAGAGGCCACACCCATACCCATGGCTCATCCAATCACTCTGCAGCTGGTGGAATGTATGCCATGGGGGCCCCCATCCCTACTCCCATCCTTACTCACCATCATCAAAGTAATGAAGTTGCAATgatggagaagaagaaaaaaaaggaggagagggaaagggaaaagCACGAGAAGGAGAAAGATAAG ccCAAGAAGAAGAACACAACAGCGTACCAGGTGTTCTGTAAAGAGTACAGGGTCAACATCAATGCAGAGCAGCCGGGACTAG TGTTCGGGGAGCTGAGCAAAAAGTTGGCAGAGGTGTGGAAACAGCTCCCAGAAAAAGATAAACTG GTGTGGAAGCAGAAAGCTCAGTACCTGCAGCACAAGCAGAACAAAGCTGAGGCCACCACAGTCAAACGCAAGAGCTCCACAGATGGAGTCAAAAGCAAAG GCTCTATGAAGGGCATGGGGCTGGGAGCAGGGCTGGTGTCCCCCAACCGGGCGTCTGTGGGTGTGTCCCTGTCACCAGCACGGGTCCCTGATGTCGACCCCATCGATGCGGCCGCCCACCTGCAGCTACTGGGAGAGTCCCTGTCCCTCATCGGCCACCGATtacaggagacagag GGGATGGTGGCGGTGTCAGGCAGTCTCTCTGTACTGCTGGACTCCATCTTGTGTGCCCTTGGACCCCTGACCTGCCTCACAGCACAGATCCCCCAGCTCAACGGATGTCCCCGCCAAGTCTTG TCCAACACCTTGGACAACATTGCCTACATCATGCCAGGGCTGTGA
- the LOC120034224 gene encoding GTPase IMAP family member 7-like: MASGPPQTELRLVLLGRTRAGQSAAGNAILGRQAFLTQTASEPAVTQECEKHRGTIAGRWVSVVVAQDWFCSERPPEEVRHHVSSCVALSAPGPHAFLLCVPVDRPADMELRALEALEKVFGPTAVSGHTLILFTHTDQMVLGQQLDEYIATRRKDLLELVVMCGDRYHSLERRSRGEKDERKSVEELLLKVEQTVKESGVEFYSCPLYQEAEARVREMQAEIVRQRREGGGEELDEEVPSSASPPEEELDDEEMARVREEAERSVHNLNIDTEGITSLSPASSSPSFLSSLWQGLTGWLRRLPKMLRMESLLGAFVGLFVGGPVGRMLGATVGSVATEVGRRKTLKTEKNK; this comes from the exons ATGGCATCAGGTCCCCCACAAACAG AGCTGAGGCTGGTTCTGCTCGGTCGGACAAGAGCAGGACAGAGTGCAGCTGGAAACGCCATACTGGGCCGTCAGGCTTTCCTTACTCAGACTGCCAGTGAGCCAGCTGTCACTCAGGAATGTGAGAAGCACAGAGGAACCATTGCAGGGAGATGG GTATCAGTGGTAGTCGCCCAAGACTGGTTCTGCTCAGAGCGCCCCCCGGAGGAGGTGAGGCACCATGTCTCCTCTTGCGTGGCCCTGTCCGCCCCGGGGCCTCATGCCTTCCTGCTGTGTGTCCCTGTGGACCGGCCGGCTGACATGGAGCTGCGGGCCCTGGAGGCCCTGGAGAAAGTTTTTGGCCCCACTGCAGTCAGTGGACACACCCTGATCCTCTTCACCCACACAGACCAGATGGTTCTGGGACAACAGCTGGACGAGTACATCGCCACCAGACGCAAAGACCTACTGGAGCTGGTGGTGATGTGTGGAGACCGCTATCACTCTctggagaggaggagtagaggagagaaggatgagaggaAGAGTGTAGAAGAGCTGCTGTTGAAGGTTGAACAGACTGTAAAAGAGAGCGGGGTGGAGTTCTACAGCTGCCCCCTCTACCAGGAGGCTGAGGCCAGGGTAAGAGAGATGCAGGCAGAGATAGTGCggcaaagaagagagggaggtggagaggagctAGATGAAGAGGTGCCCTCCTCAGCCTCACCTCCAGAGGAAGAGCTAGACGATGAAGAGATGGCAAGAGTtagggaggaggcagagaggagtgtGCACAACCTGAACATAGACACCGAGGGTATTACCTCTCTTtctcctgcctcctcctctccctcatttCTCTCGTCCTTGTGGCAAGGATTGACAGGGTGGCTGAGGAGGCTGCCCAAGATGCTGAGGATGGAGTCTCTGCTGGGGGCTTTCGTTGGCCTGTTTGTAGGTGGGCCCGTTGGGCGGATGCTGGGGGCCACTGTGGGCTCAGTAGCCACTGAAGTGGGGAGAAGGAAGACCCTAAAGACAGAGAAAAACAAATAA